In Bacillus sp. KH172YL63, one genomic interval encodes:
- a CDS encoding TetR/AcrR family transcriptional regulator, giving the protein MDKHNAILESAVELFGAQGYNQTSMQQIAESVGISKGSLYSFFQSKEDLIISIYEHYQQLVFERAFVVGLEKNLPPMERFAKQFQVQFEGILEYKSYMKMHMRGETAKNGDKLAAMEHRMRGRLFSWLEDNLFSIYGEAIAPYKWDLMWMTHAIYSSYMMLMVSKDESLEPRELGKHLVRQIELLATDYLNGSSQPLLDEGMMKSFSVSMDKEGAFISFEKREKAWKSLYNKINELSEDKVTYYISIANRISEESRESVPDVLIMRGLFRLLMDDDKLKNEAVKLAELLLPSVE; this is encoded by the coding sequence ATGGATAAACACAATGCAATACTTGAATCAGCGGTGGAACTGTTTGGGGCGCAAGGCTACAATCAGACTTCCATGCAGCAAATCGCTGAAAGTGTGGGCATTTCAAAAGGATCTCTTTACTCATTCTTTCAATCGAAAGAAGATTTAATCATATCGATTTATGAACATTATCAACAGCTGGTTTTCGAACGTGCATTCGTTGTAGGTCTTGAGAAAAATCTGCCCCCTATGGAACGCTTTGCAAAACAGTTCCAAGTGCAGTTTGAAGGGATTCTAGAATACAAATCTTATATGAAAATGCATATGAGAGGAGAAACCGCTAAGAACGGTGACAAATTAGCTGCGATGGAGCATCGGATGAGGGGGCGCCTGTTCAGTTGGCTGGAAGATAATCTGTTCAGCATATACGGTGAGGCAATCGCACCGTATAAGTGGGATCTCATGTGGATGACTCATGCCATCTATTCTTCTTACATGATGCTTATGGTTTCAAAGGATGAGTCCCTTGAACCACGGGAATTAGGAAAGCACCTGGTGAGGCAGATTGAACTCTTGGCAACTGACTACCTGAACGGAAGCAGTCAGCCCCTCCTTGATGAAGGGATGATGAAATCATTCAGTGTAAGTATGGATAAAGAGGGCGCTTTTATTTCGTTTGAAAAGAGAGAAAAGGCATGGAAGTCTCTTTACAATAAAATCAATGAGCTGAGTGAAGACAAGGTGACCTATTATATAAGCATTGCCAATCGAATTTCAGAAGAAAGCCGTGAGTCGGTTCCGGATGTGCTGATTATGAGAGGGTTGTTCCGGTTGTTGATGGATGATGATAAATTGAAGAACGAGGCTGTAAAGTTAGCAGAATTACTCCTTCCCAGTGTTGAATAG
- a CDS encoding ABC transporter permease: MEKWLKFLEVNAPRILDLTIEHAVLVGLAILVALLIGVPLGIYLTTNDYLAETVLQIASVMLTIPSIALFGVMIPIFSIINQGIGFVPAFVALVLYSQLPIIRNTYTAIQNVSPEMRDAAKGVGMKTHQRLLRVEIPNAFPVIMAGIRTAVVLNIGIGVIAAYIGAGGLGVLITQGISRGDNYLIISGSVAVAILAMIADGILLWIQKRYTRKYIA, translated from the coding sequence TTGGAGAAATGGCTGAAATTCTTAGAGGTAAATGCACCCAGGATTCTTGACTTGACGATTGAACATGCTGTGTTAGTCGGGCTTGCGATACTTGTTGCCCTCTTGATCGGGGTGCCGCTCGGTATATACTTGACCACGAATGATTACCTGGCAGAAACAGTGTTACAAATCGCATCGGTGATGTTGACGATACCAAGCATCGCTTTATTTGGCGTCATGATCCCGATTTTCTCAATCATCAATCAGGGGATTGGATTTGTACCGGCATTTGTGGCATTGGTTCTTTATTCACAGCTGCCCATTATTAGAAATACATATACAGCCATCCAAAATGTGAGCCCGGAGATGCGGGATGCAGCCAAAGGGGTGGGGATGAAGACTCATCAGCGACTTTTGCGGGTGGAAATCCCAAATGCATTTCCTGTTATTATGGCAGGAATCAGAACAGCCGTAGTACTTAATATCGGGATTGGTGTCATTGCCGCATATATCGGTGCTGGTGGGCTGGGTGTGCTGATTACCCAAGGCATTTCGAGAGGCGACAATTACCTCATTATCAGCGGATCCGTTGCAGTTGCCATCTTAGCGATGATAGCAGACGGCATATTACTATGGATTCAAAAGCGATATACACGGAAATACATTGCATAA
- a CDS encoding ABC transporter ATP-binding protein, whose amino-acid sequence MITFEQTTKTYDGGVTAVKEIDLHIEKGHIVVLLGPSGCGKTTLLRMVNRLESISSGKITIDGQDSMELNEIELRRKIGYVIQSNGLFPNMTIEENVMIVPDMLGWGKKEKRDRFITLMDMIGLSADKFGRRYPHELSGGQQQRIGVIRALAADPPVMLMDEPFGALDPIIREKIQDEFLQIQREVKKTILFVSHDIDEAIKMADKIVLLRGGEIMQYDSPSEMLVRPKNDFVYEFFGKDRAIKSLSLHTIEDLMNIIGLLDIDESISDSKTINVKHDLRNTLSMLLNQEADQVIVTDDSGNKLGAIMIDLVQKYLHYEIKGKMNVVQKG is encoded by the coding sequence ATGATCACGTTCGAACAAACGACGAAAACATATGACGGTGGTGTAACAGCCGTCAAAGAAATTGATTTACATATTGAAAAAGGACACATCGTTGTGCTTTTAGGGCCTTCAGGATGCGGAAAGACGACTTTATTACGGATGGTGAATCGACTTGAGTCGATTTCCTCGGGGAAAATCACCATCGACGGACAAGATTCAATGGAGCTGAATGAAATCGAGCTGCGCCGTAAAATCGGCTACGTGATTCAAAGTAACGGTTTGTTCCCAAATATGACTATCGAAGAAAATGTCATGATCGTTCCAGATATGCTGGGGTGGGGAAAGAAAGAAAAACGGGATCGATTCATCACCCTGATGGATATGATCGGACTGAGTGCGGATAAATTCGGCAGAAGGTATCCCCATGAACTATCAGGGGGACAGCAACAGCGAATAGGAGTGATCCGGGCGCTTGCTGCAGACCCTCCCGTTATGCTCATGGATGAACCGTTTGGGGCCCTTGATCCCATCATAAGGGAAAAAATCCAGGATGAATTTCTGCAAATCCAGCGTGAAGTCAAGAAAACGATTTTGTTTGTCAGTCATGATATTGATGAAGCGATCAAGATGGCCGATAAAATCGTACTCCTTCGCGGTGGTGAGATCATGCAATATGACTCGCCATCTGAAATGCTTGTCCGCCCAAAGAATGACTTTGTTTATGAATTCTTTGGAAAAGATCGTGCAATAAAAAGTTTAAGTCTTCACACGATAGAAGATTTAATGAACATCATTGGTTTGCTCGATATTGATGAATCAATATCGGACAGTAAAACCATCAATGTCAAACATGATTTACGCAATACATTGTCAATGTTACTGAATCAGGAAGCGGATCAAGTAATCGTCACGGATGATTCCGGGAACAAACTCGGTGCAATCATGATCGATTTAGTGCAAAAGTATCTCCATTATGAGATTAAAGGTAAAATGAACGTGGTTCAGAAAGGGTGA
- a CDS encoding ABC transporter permease — protein MNAKKVVSKIVRYVVYAFVILFFVWAIKNHYFDYMFTQSKTFLYLLMQHLQLVFVSSLLALVVAVPAGILMTRKRFRRAEWIVSNTVNFGQTIPSLAVLALMISILGIGFKTAIFALFIYSLLPIYRNTVAGIDSIDENLIDAAKGMGMKPYQILFRIELPNASYSILAGIRTAVVLNIGTAALAYVVGGGGLGVWIFTGIQLFDNGYLISGAIPVTVLAILVDLLLRMIEKLVVPKGTRQTLEM, from the coding sequence GTGAATGCCAAAAAGGTTGTCAGCAAAATTGTTCGCTATGTCGTTTATGCCTTTGTCATCCTTTTCTTCGTCTGGGCAATAAAGAACCATTATTTCGATTATATGTTCACGCAATCCAAAACGTTTCTTTATTTGTTGATGCAGCATTTACAACTGGTCTTTGTGTCTTCTTTACTTGCACTCGTTGTGGCGGTCCCCGCCGGGATATTGATGACGAGAAAGCGGTTCAGGAGAGCTGAGTGGATTGTTTCGAATACGGTGAATTTTGGTCAGACCATTCCAAGTTTGGCAGTATTGGCTCTTATGATCAGCATATTAGGAATCGGTTTTAAAACAGCGATCTTTGCCTTGTTCATTTATTCTTTACTACCCATTTACAGAAATACCGTGGCAGGAATAGACTCAATAGATGAGAATTTGATTGATGCTGCGAAGGGCATGGGAATGAAGCCTTATCAAATCCTTTTCAGGATCGAATTGCCGAATGCCTCATACTCCATTTTGGCAGGCATCCGCACTGCGGTTGTGCTCAATATCGGGACGGCTGCCCTTGCTTATGTTGTTGGAGGAGGGGGATTGGGTGTCTGGATATTCACAGGCATACAATTGTTTGATAATGGTTATTTAATATCCGGTGCGATTCCGGTAACTGTCCTCGCCATTCTCGTTGATTTGCTGTTGAGAATGATTGAGAAGCTTGTTGTTCCAAAAGGGACCAGGCAAACGCTGGAAATGTAA
- a CDS encoding glycine betaine ABC transporter substrate-binding protein, with protein MNVKMKVIGILVLTLMMTSCSNAGIGGKQISVGGKNFTEQYLLSEMTAFLLKEEGFNVKQMNNLGSTVVRKALENEQVDMMWEYTGTALITYMGQEPMTDPEKTFKKVKELDAKRGIHWMNMSNVNNTYALAMNKDQAKELGIQSISDLADYMNEHPGELMMASDAEFANRADGLPGVEKTYGFSFGSGQIKQMDLGLTQRALNNRQVDVSVAFETDATIVDYDLVTLKDDKGFFPPYRAAVSINEDVYKKYPEIKEITARLANKLDSDIMRELNYKVDIEGNSVSVVAHDWLVENGLIKD; from the coding sequence GTGAATGTAAAGATGAAAGTGATCGGGATCCTTGTCCTCACATTGATGATGACCTCTTGTTCCAATGCTGGGATCGGTGGTAAGCAAATATCAGTAGGAGGTAAGAATTTTACAGAGCAATACCTGCTTTCCGAGATGACTGCTTTTCTACTGAAAGAGGAAGGTTTTAATGTTAAGCAAATGAATAACCTGGGCAGTACTGTCGTACGCAAAGCGTTGGAAAACGAGCAGGTGGATATGATGTGGGAGTATACGGGTACGGCGCTCATCACATACATGGGGCAAGAGCCGATGACGGATCCAGAGAAAACCTTTAAGAAGGTCAAAGAGCTCGATGCCAAGCGGGGCATTCACTGGATGAATATGTCTAATGTCAATAATACATACGCCCTCGCCATGAATAAAGATCAAGCGAAGGAGCTCGGCATTCAGTCAATCAGTGATTTGGCCGATTATATGAATGAACATCCTGGTGAATTAATGATGGCATCCGATGCCGAATTTGCGAATCGTGCTGACGGGCTGCCGGGTGTCGAGAAAACATACGGATTCTCTTTCGGATCGGGCCAGATTAAACAAATGGACCTTGGATTGACCCAAAGGGCATTGAACAATCGTCAAGTGGATGTATCCGTCGCATTTGAGACCGATGCGACAATTGTAGACTATGACTTAGTGACACTGAAGGACGATAAGGGATTCTTCCCTCCGTATCGTGCAGCTGTCAGCATCAATGAAGATGTGTACAAAAAATATCCCGAAATTAAGGAAATCACTGCAAGATTGGCAAACAAGCTTGATAGTGATATTATGCGAGAATTGAATTACAAGGTGGACATCGAAGGAAACAGTGTATCCGTCGTTGCCCATGATTGGCTGGTAGAAAACGGGCTGATCAAGGATTGA